In the genome of Deltaproteobacteria bacterium, the window AGTGGCAGCTTCCGGATGATGTGGTTTTTGTGGACGAACTACCGCACACGGCCACCGGCAAGCTCCTCAAAACCAAGCTGCGGTCCGAATTCGCCGACTATAAGCTGCCTTCTGCCTAAAAGATTTCGACGAAGGGGAAAACGCCCCCGCAGGTAAGACGGCGGGGGCGTTCGCGGGCCCCATTTTCTTCAACCGCCTGCCACCATGGGTATCAGGTAGATGTCGGCGTTGTCGGGGATCCGGTATGTGTCGAAACGAGGCCTGGTCACGTATGTGCCGTTGACCCTTATCACGGCATAGGGGTGGGGATCGTCGAGGCCGTTCAAGAGGTCGGCAACGGTCATGCCTTCCCGCCAGGGAATCTGGTCATCGTTCAGGGTTATCATGGTTCTTTTCATCCGACGCTTTTTGCGCGGCTCACGATGTTATGCCGCTGGCTTCCAGCACCTCGAGCACTTCCGGAAAATCGATCTTCAGGCGTTTGACCGTTTCCAGGGTGGGCACACCGTCGGGGGTCCAGCCCCTTCTTGCATAGACGGCGTCCTGCAGTTTTGTATACTGCTGTTCGCGGAACTCGCGCAGCAGGGTGACCTTTTCCGCACTCGATTTTCCTTCGATGTCGGTGTTGTGTTTTTCTTTCAGCTGGTCGTCGTAGCGCTCCTGACGTGATTCATACTCCTCGACCGTCACCGGCCCCATGGCGCGGTAGGGGATGGTGTCATGCTCGCGGCGGCCGAACCCCATTCTCAGGTTGAAAAGACGCTGGAAATTGTAAACCGCTTCGCTCATGGGGATGAGGTCTTCGGGGCTTACCTGCCGGCCGGTGACGGCACTGAAATATTGGGCATACCAGCGGATGTGCTTGATGACCTTGGCCGGTTCCTTCTCATCCTTGTTGTCTTCGGGCACGATGTCGTTCCAGGGGAGCTTGCACAGGCCGCACAGAGAGAACCAGGTTCTGAAATTGGGAAACCAGTGAAGCGCCTCGGCCTTCTGTTCGAAGGTGGGCATGTAGTTGTGCACCATGTCCAGGAAAATCAGCCAGGCCTCGTCGTGCTGGGGGCCTTTGAGCGCCATGCCGTAGCCGCCCTGCTGGGCCAGGGATTCCTTGGTCATATATTCCGAAAACTCCAGGCCCTTGGATTCCATGCCGATGTCCCGCATGATGTCCGCATCGGCGCCGAAGGACTCGGCAAACACCTTTTTCATGCGACGCACACCCTGGCCCACGATCATGCCGAACCCTTCGCCTTGGGCCATCTGGTGCAGCAGGGTGAGGGCGCCCATGCGATTGCCGAAGCTCAGATCCAGGCCGCCGGTGGCTTTTTTGTCGATCAGCCCCAGCTCGAAGCATTCCATGACAAAGGCGATGCTGGTTCCCACGGCAATGGTGTCCAGCCCGTAGGCATCGCAGTAAAAGTTCATTTCCACAATGAAGAAGGGATCGAAAACCCCCAGGTTGGATCCGCACCCGGCGATGGTTTC includes:
- the thiS gene encoding sulfur carrier protein ThiS, with the protein product MITLNDDQIPWREGMTVADLLNGLDDPHPYAVIRVNGTYVTRPRFDTYRIPDNADIYLIPMVAGG